The following proteins are co-located in the Planococcus plakortidis genome:
- the leuD gene encoding 3-isopropylmalate dehydratase small subunit, producing the protein MKALKTHTGTLMPLDRANVDTDAIIPKQFLKRIEKRGYGQFLFYDWRFNRDGTENEEFILNREPYRNATILLTRDNFGCGSSREHAPWAIEDYGFRVILASSFADIFYNNCFKNGILPIRLPKEQIEELFSKVAAQPEYTLTVDLELQEIRDSNGMTKHFEVDDYRKHMLLEGMDEISATIRHEEQIDAFEQQHRLYYSL; encoded by the coding sequence ATGAAAGCGCTGAAAACTCATACGGGAACGTTGATGCCGCTCGACCGTGCCAATGTTGATACAGATGCCATCATTCCAAAGCAATTTCTGAAGCGTATCGAAAAAAGGGGCTACGGGCAATTCCTCTTTTATGATTGGCGTTTCAATAGAGATGGAACTGAAAACGAAGAGTTCATTCTGAACCGTGAACCCTACCGTAACGCCACTATTTTGCTGACACGCGATAATTTTGGCTGCGGCTCGTCGCGCGAGCATGCGCCTTGGGCAATTGAAGACTATGGATTCCGTGTGATTTTGGCTTCTTCTTTCGCGGATATCTTCTATAATAACTGCTTCAAGAATGGCATTTTGCCAATCCGATTGCCTAAAGAACAGATAGAAGAACTGTTTAGCAAGGTTGCGGCACAGCCCGAGTACACCTTGACGGTAGATTTGGAATTGCAGGAAATTCGGGATTCCAACGGCATGACAAAGCATTTTGAAGTAGACGACTACCGAAAGCATATGCTGCTTGAGGGAATGGACGAGATTTCCGCAACGATCCGGCACGAGGAACAAATCGATGCATTTGAGCAGCAACATCGTCTTTACTATAGCTTGTAA
- the leuC gene encoding 3-isopropylmalate dehydratase large subunit yields the protein MGKTLYEKIWDRHVVAQQPEQPDILYIDLHLVHEVTSPQAFDGLRQAGRNVRRPDRTLATMDHSIPTLNRDQPFEDEVAQKQVEALRKNCEDFGIKLFDLFHKQQGIVHIIAPELGLTQPGQTIVCGDSHTATHGAFGTLAFGIGTSEVEHVLATQTLKQSKSKTMAIEFQGQLPTGASAKDLILALIGRYGHDFATGYTIEYRGEAIRKLSMEERMTVCNMSIEIGARAGMIAPDDTTFAYLSDKPYAPEGDQWEQAQAEWENLFSDVDAVFDKVVEFDCSKVEPQVTWGTNPGMVVSVNGQVPPLEDLSLEQRKIAESALAYMGLEPGVRIQDIEVDTVFIGSCTNGRIEDLREAAAIVNGYSVKDGIRALVVPGSQAVKAQAESENLDRIFIDAGFEWREAGCSMCLGMNPDIAKPGDRVASTSNRNFEGRQGRQSRSHLVSPAMAAAAAITGRFTDVRGWPLRTGEGVTR from the coding sequence TTGGGAAAGACTTTATATGAAAAAATCTGGGACCGGCATGTAGTGGCCCAACAGCCAGAGCAACCGGACATTCTTTATATCGATCTACATTTAGTGCACGAAGTGACTTCACCGCAAGCATTCGACGGATTAAGGCAAGCGGGCAGGAACGTGCGCAGGCCAGACAGGACTTTGGCGACTATGGACCATAGCATACCGACTCTTAACCGCGACCAGCCTTTTGAAGATGAAGTTGCGCAAAAGCAAGTAGAGGCGTTGCGTAAAAACTGCGAAGACTTCGGCATCAAACTTTTCGATCTTTTCCATAAACAGCAAGGCATCGTCCATATCATCGCGCCCGAACTCGGATTGACTCAGCCAGGGCAGACAATCGTCTGCGGAGACAGCCATACCGCGACGCACGGGGCATTCGGCACATTGGCTTTTGGCATCGGCACGAGCGAAGTTGAACATGTCCTTGCCACACAGACCTTGAAGCAAAGCAAATCCAAAACGATGGCGATTGAATTCCAAGGGCAATTGCCCACCGGCGCTTCCGCTAAAGATTTGATCTTGGCGTTGATCGGGCGATACGGGCATGATTTTGCAACCGGTTACACAATTGAATATCGCGGCGAAGCTATCCGCAAGCTGTCGATGGAAGAAAGGATGACCGTCTGCAATATGTCGATTGAAATCGGCGCAAGGGCAGGCATGATCGCACCGGATGACACGACATTCGCCTATTTGTCAGATAAACCCTATGCTCCGGAAGGTGACCAATGGGAACAAGCGCAAGCAGAATGGGAAAATCTGTTCAGTGATGTGGATGCGGTATTCGACAAAGTGGTGGAATTCGATTGCAGCAAAGTAGAGCCCCAAGTGACATGGGGAACAAACCCCGGCATGGTCGTTTCCGTAAACGGCCAAGTGCCGCCACTGGAAGACCTGTCTTTGGAACAACGGAAAATTGCAGAAAGCGCTTTGGCTTATATGGGGCTGGAGCCAGGCGTAAGAATCCAAGACATCGAGGTCGATACGGTCTTTATCGGCTCGTGCACGAATGGCCGCATTGAAGATTTGCGGGAAGCGGCAGCTATCGTAAATGGCTACAGCGTAAAAGACGGCATTCGGGCACTGGTCGTTCCAGGTTCACAGGCAGTCAAAGCACAAGCGGAATCAGAGAACCTGGATCGTATCTTCATAGACGCTGGATTTGAGTGGCGGGAAGCGGGATGCTCCATGTGCCTCGGCATGAATCCAGACATCGCCAAGCCCGGAGACCGGGTAGCTTCTACTTCCAACCGTAATTTCGAAGGCCGGCAAGGGCGCCAGTCGAGAAGCCATTTGGTCAGCCCGGCGATGGCTGCGGCAGCTGCAATCACCGGCCGCTTTACCGATGTCCGGGGCTGGCCGCTTAGAACCGGGGAAGGAGTGACACGATGA
- a CDS encoding CaiB/BaiF CoA transferase family protein — protein MTNLKESSAIQGEPQQEESRLPLQGVRVLELGTLLAGPFTGRMLGDFGAEIIKIEAPDKTDPLREWGQQKDGEGLWWPIQSRNKKSVTLNLRTSEGQEIFKELVKNADVIIENFRPGTMEKWNLSYEQLAEINPGLIMTRTSGYGQTGPYKERAGFGSVGEAMGGIRNVTGFPDRAPSRIGISIGDTLAALFATIGTLTALHERHHSGKGQVVDTAIYESVFSVMESTIPDYLLAGYVRERMGNILPGVAPSNIYKTKDDTYIVIGANANGVFKRLCEAMGEPELFDNPKYNTHHARSENMTELDELIEAWTKTQDTQVALEILAEKGVPSGLIYTAKDIVEDPHYEAREMIIKREHPTLGEFPMPGVVPKLSRTPGEVKHVGAERAGKDNALIYGKILEYGEEKLKELEEREII, from the coding sequence ATGACAAATCTAAAAGAGTCGAGCGCTATTCAGGGCGAACCACAACAAGAAGAAAGCAGGCTGCCGTTGCAAGGCGTCAGGGTACTGGAACTGGGCACATTGCTTGCAGGTCCATTCACAGGAAGGATGCTCGGAGACTTCGGCGCCGAAATCATAAAAATTGAGGCGCCTGACAAAACGGATCCACTGCGTGAGTGGGGACAACAAAAAGATGGGGAAGGACTATGGTGGCCGATCCAGTCGCGCAATAAAAAATCGGTCACCTTGAACTTACGGACTTCGGAAGGCCAGGAGATTTTCAAGGAGTTGGTGAAAAATGCCGACGTCATCATCGAGAACTTTCGTCCTGGAACGATGGAGAAATGGAATCTTTCCTATGAACAATTGGCTGAAATCAACCCAGGCCTCATCATGACGAGAACATCTGGATATGGCCAGACAGGTCCTTATAAAGAAAGAGCTGGATTCGGCAGTGTCGGCGAAGCGATGGGTGGCATCCGGAATGTCACTGGCTTTCCGGATCGGGCGCCTTCACGCATCGGGATTTCCATTGGAGATACGCTCGCTGCATTATTTGCGACCATCGGAACGCTGACTGCACTTCATGAACGCCACCATTCCGGAAAAGGGCAGGTGGTCGATACGGCCATTTACGAATCGGTCTTTTCAGTCATGGAAAGCACGATTCCGGATTATTTGCTGGCAGGCTATGTGCGCGAACGGATGGGCAATATCCTACCGGGTGTCGCACCTTCTAATATTTATAAAACTAAAGACGATACGTACATCGTCATCGGCGCCAATGCAAACGGAGTCTTTAAGCGTCTATGCGAAGCGATGGGCGAGCCCGAGTTGTTCGATAACCCGAAATACAATACCCATCACGCCAGAAGCGAGAATATGACTGAACTGGATGAACTCATCGAAGCTTGGACGAAAACACAAGACACACAAGTAGCGCTCGAAATCCTGGCGGAAAAAGGCGTGCCTTCGGGATTGATCTACACCGCCAAAGATATTGTCGAAGACCCCCATTATGAAGCACGCGAAATGATCATCAAACGGGAACATCCGACTCTCGGCGAATTCCCGATGCCGGGAGTTGTACCGAAATTGAGCCGGACGCCTGGAGAAGTGAAACATGTAGGAGCGGAGCGTGCAGGAAAAGACAATGCACTCATATACGGAAAAATATTGGAATATGGCGAAGAAAAACTGAAAGAGCTGGAGGAGCGCGAAATCATTTAA
- a CDS encoding GntR family transcriptional regulator, with product MNAYEMIKNEIIIGKLPPGKRLTEEALAERLQVSRTPVREAIKQLESDGLITPFQRRGYVVREFTIQDIRQIYNVRALLESHGTSEAALYRTDEDLEKIHNKNLAYEKAINELNHEDIYSIRSLQQANQAFHEEIYKATKNEYLMSLISKVVVVPLIFRSFYWYNESQLMRSLDVHNTIWKAIENQEPERAKIAMQEHIYQGRDDVLKQLSDPELEIWKENMQ from the coding sequence ATGAACGCATATGAAATGATTAAAAATGAAATTATTATCGGCAAACTGCCACCCGGCAAGCGTTTGACGGAAGAAGCATTGGCCGAGCGCCTGCAAGTTAGCAGGACCCCAGTGCGGGAAGCTATCAAACAATTGGAATCCGATGGCCTTATCACGCCTTTTCAACGACGAGGGTATGTTGTTCGGGAGTTCACCATCCAAGACATCCGCCAAATCTATAATGTGCGGGCGCTCCTGGAAAGCCACGGGACGAGTGAAGCCGCGCTTTACCGGACGGATGAAGATCTTGAAAAAATCCACAATAAAAACTTAGCTTATGAAAAAGCCATCAACGAATTGAACCACGAAGACATTTATTCGATCCGCAGCTTGCAGCAAGCCAACCAGGCATTTCACGAAGAAATCTACAAAGCCACCAAAAATGAGTATTTGATGTCGCTCATTTCCAAAGTGGTGGTGGTGCCGCTTATCTTCCGTTCCTTCTATTGGTACAATGAAAGCCAATTGATGCGCTCACTGGATGTCCATAACACCATTTGGAAAGCCATTGAAAACCAAGAACCAGAGCGGGCGAAGATTGCGATGCAAGAACATATTTACCAAGGGCGGGACGATGTCTTGAAACAACTGAGCGACCCTGAATTGGAGATATGGAAAGAGAATATGCAATAA
- a CDS encoding OFA family MFS transporter, with amino-acid sequence MKTNKNRWLIALSAIAIQLSIGAAYAYSVYTKPISETMGWSPTEITYAFTIMMALGGISAAFFGGFVEKNGPRKSAMVAAFLFGLGQAGAGFATQIDSLVLFLLTYGFMSGMGLGVGYIAPISTLVKWFPDRRGLATGMAVMGFGAGALITAPVAASLIASVGVTTTFYILGISYFILISLGASYIAPPPEGFMPKGMEADLASGKKVMKKDLAQLTAKEAVKTRRFWMLWTMMLINVSAGIMIISVASPMAQELVGLTAAGAATLVGIMGIFNGGGRLGWAAISDYIGRPTVFMMFFIIQIVAFVMLPGITNVIIFQVFILLIVSCYGGGFSNLPAFIGDMFGTRQLGAIHGYLLTTWSLGGIIGPAIVSQVYSATNSYVPVFYIFIGLISVALVLSILIRIDIRRVERNYEKDDKVQATQQTVSS; translated from the coding sequence ATGAAGACAAACAAAAACAGATGGCTGATTGCGTTATCCGCCATCGCGATCCAATTGTCGATCGGAGCGGCTTATGCCTACAGCGTCTATACGAAACCCATCAGTGAAACAATGGGCTGGTCCCCAACAGAAATCACTTACGCCTTCACGATCATGATGGCACTCGGCGGGATTTCCGCTGCGTTCTTCGGCGGCTTCGTCGAAAAGAACGGGCCCCGTAAATCCGCCATGGTCGCCGCTTTCTTGTTCGGCCTCGGACAAGCGGGCGCTGGCTTTGCAACGCAAATCGATTCACTCGTACTGTTCCTGCTTACATACGGATTCATGAGCGGGATGGGGCTAGGGGTCGGGTACATCGCGCCGATCTCGACACTCGTCAAATGGTTCCCTGACCGCCGTGGGCTCGCGACGGGCATGGCTGTCATGGGCTTTGGCGCCGGCGCCCTCATCACTGCACCGGTCGCTGCGAGTTTGATCGCGTCAGTCGGCGTGACAACTACTTTCTATATTCTCGGAATCAGTTACTTCATCCTGATCTCACTCGGCGCTTCCTACATCGCACCGCCGCCTGAAGGCTTCATGCCTAAAGGAATGGAAGCGGATCTTGCTTCCGGCAAGAAGGTCATGAAAAAGGATTTGGCACAATTGACCGCTAAGGAAGCCGTGAAAACACGCCGCTTCTGGATGCTGTGGACGATGATGCTCATCAACGTCAGCGCCGGCATCATGATCATTTCGGTCGCGTCCCCGATGGCACAGGAATTGGTCGGCTTGACGGCAGCCGGTGCCGCGACACTTGTCGGCATCATGGGTATCTTTAACGGTGGCGGACGGCTCGGCTGGGCCGCGATCTCCGATTATATCGGGCGCCCGACTGTATTCATGATGTTCTTCATCATCCAGATCGTCGCTTTCGTTATGCTTCCGGGCATCACGAACGTCATCATTTTCCAAGTATTCATTTTGCTGATCGTGTCATGCTATGGCGGCGGTTTCTCGAACTTGCCTGCCTTCATCGGCGATATGTTCGGCACAAGACAGCTTGGCGCCATCCACGGCTATTTGCTGACGACTTGGTCTCTCGGCGGCATTATCGGGCCGGCGATCGTTTCACAAGTCTATTCCGCAACCAACAGCTATGTGCCGGTTTTCTATATTTTCATCGGATTGATTTCCGTTGCGCTCGTCTTGTCCATCTTGATTCGCATCGACATCCGCCGCGTGGAACGCAATTATGAAAAAGACGACAAGGTCCAAGCAACCCAACAAACTGTTTCTTCTTAA
- a CDS encoding amidase family protein, producing MDMKTYLSLDATALAKLVKKGEVSPRELVELSFQRLDEVEPKLHAFTAERHEQALLDAGNVRNGIFGGVPVALKNISQALAGQRLSSGSKLLADFRPERDSHFVSGLKAAGLIPIGHTNTPEFGLKNISEPELFGPTHNPWNTDHSPGGSSGGAAAAVASGIVPVAGASDGGGSIRIPASFTGLFGLKPTRGRTPVGPGAGRQWQGASIDFALSRTVRDSAALLDALQVVQPEAAFQTPLFPGNYAEQLDREFSGPLTIAFSLESPVGTLVSEDAKQAVLKTVRWLEGQGHRVEEQAPDIDGVQLMREYYLMNSGEMALLQKNLEKTIGRRLSEDDMEIESWLLATAGKRVSAADYSASLAAWDAAAAKMAELHARFDFYITPATAHPAPEIGELSHSKESRTRLLQALDMARDTTDQQELIYAMFLPSLSYTPFTQLANLTGLPAMSLPLHVTEANLPIGVQVMAQKGEEHRLLQLAKQIEQSGLWIGQRGNPFFQ from the coding sequence ATGGATATGAAAACATACTTGTCGCTTGATGCGACAGCGCTTGCAAAGCTGGTGAAAAAAGGGGAAGTTAGCCCAAGGGAATTGGTGGAACTAAGCTTTCAGCGTCTAGATGAAGTGGAACCGAAACTCCATGCTTTCACAGCGGAGCGCCACGAGCAAGCTTTGTTGGATGCGGGGAATGTAAGAAACGGCATCTTCGGCGGTGTGCCGGTGGCTTTGAAGAATATCTCGCAGGCACTCGCGGGACAGCGCTTGAGTTCGGGATCGAAATTGCTGGCAGACTTCCGCCCGGAACGCGATTCTCATTTCGTCTCGGGCTTGAAAGCGGCCGGGCTTATCCCGATCGGCCACACGAATACGCCGGAATTCGGCTTGAAAAATATTTCAGAACCGGAGCTGTTCGGCCCGACGCACAATCCGTGGAATACGGATCATTCACCAGGCGGCTCAAGCGGCGGGGCGGCGGCCGCTGTCGCATCCGGCATCGTGCCGGTCGCAGGTGCCAGCGACGGGGGCGGTTCGATCCGCATTCCCGCATCGTTCACGGGCCTGTTCGGGCTCAAGCCGACGCGCGGCAGAACGCCAGTCGGGCCGGGAGCGGGGCGGCAATGGCAAGGCGCATCGATCGACTTTGCACTGAGCCGGACGGTACGGGACAGCGCCGCGCTGCTTGATGCCTTGCAGGTCGTCCAGCCGGAAGCTGCCTTTCAAACGCCGCTATTTCCCGGCAACTATGCGGAACAGCTGGACCGGGAGTTTAGCGGGCCGCTGACGATCGCGTTCTCGCTCGAATCGCCTGTCGGCACGCTGGTGTCAGAAGATGCGAAACAAGCTGTGCTGAAGACGGTGCGCTGGCTTGAAGGCCAGGGGCATAGAGTCGAAGAACAAGCCCCTGATATCGACGGCGTTCAATTGATGCGTGAATATTATTTGATGAACAGCGGGGAAATGGCGCTGCTCCAGAAAAACCTGGAGAAAACAATCGGGCGCCGCTTGTCGGAAGACGATATGGAAATCGAGTCCTGGCTATTGGCAACAGCCGGCAAACGGGTTTCGGCCGCCGACTATTCCGCGAGCCTTGCCGCATGGGACGCAGCTGCCGCGAAAATGGCAGAATTGCACGCGCGTTTTGATTTCTACATTACACCGGCGACAGCGCATCCGGCCCCGGAAATCGGTGAATTGAGCCATTCTAAAGAATCGCGTACGCGCTTATTGCAAGCACTCGACATGGCGCGTGATACCACCGATCAGCAAGAATTGATCTATGCAATGTTCTTGCCGAGCCTTAGCTACACGCCGTTTACGCAGTTGGCGAATTTGACCGGCCTGCCGGCGATGTCTTTGCCGCTTCATGTGACCGAAGCGAATTTACCGATTGGCGTCCAAGTGATGGCGCAAAAAGGCGAAGAGCACCGCTTGCTGCAACTGGCGAAACAGATCGAACAAAGCGGCTTGTGGATCGGCCAGCGGGGCAACCCGTTCTTTCAATAG
- the pabB gene encoding aminodeoxychorismate synthase component I, whose amino-acid sequence MAPYLQFDFAKADGTPETVAFSEPQAVLEAKSLKDVAGVFEQVDRYTSQGYYAAGYVSYEAAPAFHPEMAVRAGAEMPLVWFGIFSETQAPKPVSDAEYEVSAWTLEGSVAEYKNGIRKIRQAIEEGDTYQVNYTERLTAGFKGDAKAFYRQLARNQQADYSAYLDIGRHQILSASPELFFRIDGSRIRTKPMKGTAPRGRTSWEDEAILDVLLESEKERAENLMIVDLLRNDMSRLAKRGTVRVPKLFEAEKYPTVHQLTSTVEAELPEGLRVFDWFQALFPCGSITGAPKVSTMRYIAELEQTPREVYCGAIGYITPEKNAIFNVPIRTVVIDQDKSAARYGVGGGITWDSTSDGEYEELLTKARVLTDQRPEFALLESLKLEDGNYPLAALHFARLKKSAAYFRFALDEEAMAKQLESLASKHATGLFKVRLTLERSGKMELAAQPAAPIEQPIRCALAKSPVDSRNAFLYHKTTNRSIYEQHQQQAADAFSVLLWNDREELTEFTIGNLVAEKDGCFYTPPVSSGLLAGVYREQLLEEGRIETKVLKKDELDTFDAIWFINSVRGWLKVELDEINQTLGKL is encoded by the coding sequence ATGGCCCCTTATCTGCAGTTTGATTTTGCGAAAGCCGACGGAACGCCGGAAACGGTCGCTTTTTCCGAGCCGCAAGCGGTTCTTGAAGCGAAGTCGCTGAAGGACGTAGCGGGCGTTTTTGAACAAGTCGACCGTTACACGTCGCAAGGCTATTACGCCGCGGGTTACGTATCCTACGAAGCAGCGCCTGCTTTCCATCCGGAAATGGCTGTACGTGCCGGTGCTGAAATGCCGCTTGTCTGGTTCGGTATCTTTAGCGAAACACAAGCGCCAAAACCAGTAAGCGATGCTGAGTATGAAGTATCGGCATGGACGCTTGAAGGCTCCGTTGCTGAGTACAAAAACGGCATCCGGAAAATCCGCCAGGCCATCGAAGAAGGCGATACCTATCAAGTGAATTACACGGAACGCCTCACTGCGGGGTTCAAAGGGGATGCGAAAGCATTTTATCGGCAGCTCGCACGCAACCAGCAAGCGGATTACAGTGCGTACTTAGACATCGGCCGCCATCAGATCTTGTCGGCATCGCCGGAACTGTTCTTCCGCATCGACGGCTCGCGTATCCGCACGAAGCCGATGAAAGGCACCGCACCACGCGGCAGGACGAGCTGGGAAGATGAGGCCATTTTGGATGTGCTGCTCGAATCGGAAAAAGAACGCGCCGAGAACTTGATGATCGTCGATCTATTGCGAAACGATATGAGCCGACTCGCCAAGCGGGGGACGGTTCGAGTGCCGAAGCTGTTTGAAGCGGAAAAATACCCGACCGTCCATCAGCTCACGTCGACGGTGGAAGCCGAACTGCCGGAAGGGCTTCGCGTATTCGACTGGTTCCAGGCATTGTTTCCTTGCGGTTCGATCACCGGCGCGCCGAAAGTCAGCACGATGCGCTATATCGCCGAACTCGAACAGACGCCTCGGGAAGTCTATTGCGGCGCAATCGGCTATATCACGCCTGAGAAAAACGCCATCTTCAATGTGCCGATCCGCACCGTCGTCATCGATCAGGACAAATCGGCTGCGCGCTACGGCGTAGGCGGCGGCATCACCTGGGATTCGACATCCGACGGCGAATACGAGGAACTATTGACGAAAGCGCGCGTGCTGACAGACCAGCGTCCGGAATTCGCCTTGCTCGAATCGCTCAAGCTGGAAGACGGCAATTATCCGCTTGCCGCACTGCACTTCGCACGGCTGAAAAAAAGCGCAGCATATTTCCGTTTTGCATTGGATGAAGAGGCGATGGCGAAACAATTGGAATCGCTTGCTTCAAAGCATGCAACAGGCCTTTTCAAAGTCCGCCTGACGCTTGAGCGCAGCGGCAAGATGGAGCTGGCCGCACAGCCGGCAGCCCCGATCGAGCAGCCGATCCGCTGTGCACTCGCCAAATCGCCAGTAGACAGCCGAAATGCATTTCTCTATCACAAAACGACCAACCGCAGCATCTATGAACAGCACCAACAGCAAGCGGCTGACGCTTTTTCCGTACTGTTATGGAATGACCGCGAGGAATTGACCGAGTTTACCATCGGCAATCTGGTCGCAGAAAAAGACGGCTGTTTCTACACGCCGCCCGTCTCAAGCGGCCTGCTCGCCGGTGTCTACCGCGAACAGCTACTGGAAGAAGGGCGCATCGAAACGAAAGTGCTGAAAAAAGACGAGCTCGATACATTTGACGCCATTTGGTTCATCAACAGCGTCCGCGGATGGTTGAAAGTGGAACTTGATGAGATCAACCAAACGCTTGGGAAGCTCTAA